catggtctctcctatcattgctatgcaattaatcttctcctttcccccttctgataaccaggcggcgaatcgcatctctgcatgtctgtcagacatatcagtgtggatgacggatcaccacctcaagctgaacctcggcaagacggagctgctcttcctcccggggaaggactgcccgttccatgatctcgccatcacggttgacaactcccttgtgtcctcctcccagagtgctaagaaccttggcgtgatcctggacaacaccctgtcgttctccactaacatcaaggcggtgacccgatcctgtaggttcatgctctacaacattcgcagagtacgaccctgcctcacacaggaagcggcgcaggtcctaatccaagcacttgtcatctcccgtctggattgctgcaactcgctgttggctgggcgccctgcctgtgccattaaacccctacaactcatccagaacgccgcagcccgtctggtgttcaaccttcccaagttctctcacgtcaccccgctcctccgctctctccactggcttccagttgaagctcgcatccgctacaagaccatggtgattgcctacggagctgtgaagggaacggcacttccataccttcaggctctgatcaggccctatacccaaacaagggcactgcgttcatccacctctggcctgctggcccccctacctctgaggaagcacagttcccgctcagcccagtcaaaactgttcgctgctctggcaccccaatggtggaacaagctccctcacgacgccaggacagcggagtcaatcaccaccttccggagacacctgaaaccccacctctttaaggaatacctaggataggataaagtaatccttctaccccccccttaaaatatttagatgcactattgtaaagtggttgttccactggatatcataaggtgaatgcaccaatttgtaagtcgctctggataagagcgtctgctaaatgacttaaatgtaaatgtacatttttgGCTGACTGGAGCAGCAGTAGCACTGGTTCGACGagccaaacccaatgaatatagttggtcacgaatgtttgatcttgaacagaacttacaacatcaatcaacatgtctcaatcaaaattatacagccagaagtacagaaGAGTGGGAGTCTGTgcctgaacaaatgtcaaatcatatttttgGCCGAGATGAccagtcaatttgagtaacgttattgtgtattctactaatgacgcagttttacgttatcacgcaatgacatcacaacgtcatttagcaacaaatcaacctgcctctagcaaCTTACCCGGAAAATTTGTTGGCAACACTGCTAACACGTTTTAACTTGAGGAACGACAAGGAGTcgtataccagttaatactatagcgaattggttaggttactaacctTAGCAAGCTAGCTGTCGGactttattagctagctaattttCACACAATAATTTGATTAGCTAAattggctaatgttgctcaacatttctctggccAGCTAATGGAGAATTAGATCCAGCTACTATAGCAAGATACTTTACGCTAACAACACTTGTTAGTTGTTTTTCCGGTTACAGGTCATGAAGTATGCTTCGTCACATTCTCACCCCCGTTCGTGGTCAGGCTTCTCATCTACCTCTTCGTCGTCATTCAGGGACGCGCTGCTGTAACTAACAAACTGCCTTTGCACCCTACTGCTGTCTTTCCAGAGCCCTCACTGAATCTCTAACTAGCAAATCTCTTCAATCCCGTGCTGcattctgttgttatgtgaaCGATCACTCGCTCGCTTACTAAAGCGCATCACTCGCTCGCTTACTAAAGCGCATCACTCGCTCGCTTACTAAAGCGCATCACTCGCTCGCTTACTAAAGCGCATCACTCGCTCGCTTACTAAAGCGCATCACCTACTAAAGCGCATCACTCGCTCGCTTACTAAAGCGCATCACTCGCTCgcttacagccagtagtgatccAAAGCCACCACCTCCCAAACTTTTTTCATCGGATCTACACGATTCACGTAggtcacctattttggattcaaaacggCGAACTTCGCCGAAAGGTcactagtttgcatccctgataCCCACGGTGAGAAAAAGAAAAGCCCTATCAAAGCCAAGCAGAAGGCTCATGCTAACGTAACTCAATAGGATCAGACTGGCACGAAAATACACATTGCATAAAGTGGGACTACTACGCTAACAATTAATGCTACCTGTATTGCATGACTGACACAGCAAGTTAGTCTAGGAAATGTGTAAAGTGAGTACATTTACGTGGTGGAAAAGGTGCTATGTAAATGAAAATCATCATATATGACAAAGAATAAAAACTTGATTTGAGTCTTACCCCAAGTAGAAGAGCAACAGACAGGAGTAGGACAGGGCTCCCTGTACATTCACTGAACTCATCACCACGCGGATTAGCTGTCAATtacaatagaaaataaaagcttcagtagaaacattgttgcatgtgaCAGTGGTAAGGAAGTAGTCaatttaatacaacaaaatggaGTTCTAAGTCAACTACACTGTCCTGAAACTAATAAACAATTTCATACAATAAGGAACTGTTCCTTGATTGATAGCAATAAAACAAAGCATATAATTAGTGCCGAGTTGCACACTGTCCAACATACCCCTACGATTGTAACACTGCACTGGACTGTTGTACAAAGCTGATCTTACCAGGACTGCAAGAGGAAGAGGAATGAAGCCCATTCTTCTGGCTACAGAGTCGCTGTAGTCTGTGCAAGCCTGCCCATTGACAAAAATAAGAATCAATTACACCAGTGAACAAAACCCATTGATTAAAACAGCAGGGATAATGTAACTGGATGCCTAATCACCGTGTTCATGAGATGCTACTACGTACGTTTTTCTGCCGACTGCTGACGAGGTCGAAGGCCAGGCTGGCTCTGTATTCACTGTATACCTGTGGAAGAAAACAGCCACGTCATTATCAGAGATACACCCTTATAGTTAATAGTTTATTATTACACTGTATCGCTATGGTTATGTTTGATATGAAGCTTGTAACCATCTGCTATGGCTCTGAGAAATACATTGATAACAGTGGACCACAAGTGACCGACTGGATTTGAAGACCGTGTTAGCCGGCTGAAATGAAGCCTAGGTCATTTTCAAGTCTCAGGGAAGGTTACTTATCACGCGAGCATGGTTCCCCGAACCACCGCCATTACACTCCTCCCCCCTATGACCAACTCCTCCTCGCAGAGTCACGGGACCAATGTATCCGACTGGATTCATACCCGGGTTGCCTGATCGCCACAGGACTGTGTTAGCCCTTCGAGCTTCGGGTCTTAGGCAAGGTTTCTCACCACACAAGAGCTGGGAATGGGTCACGATTGACGGTGGGATATGGAGCAGCTATAATCCAGTTGATGAGGCTGAGGATGTGGCTGGCATTTGGTGTGCTAGCCCTGTAGGCCTACTGGGGCATAATGTGACGTGTTGTGATTTAGAAAGAgggcagaggaggggaggagaccaCGGCACGCCAAAGAGGTTGAGGAACACAGCAGAGTGAGGACGACTGGCTAAACAGTGCCACGCTATTTTTGCTGCCTAAGCCACCGTGAAATCCAACAAGGGCCAACCAACTAATCCTCCAGACTTGAACAGAGCAGACCCTCTCCAGTGAACATCATTTCACAGTCACACACCCATGTGTGTTTTCCGTAGGTTTGAGGTCAATTATGTtgaaatgtaatcaatttattcAGTAGATTAATTCAATTCCCATTCAAGATTTTGTTTTTAAGCGCCATTTATTCCTAATGGAGATTGTTGTTGTGAATGGGGAGTTTCAATTCACTTCCTAGATTGACCTCAAAATACACTGTTCCCTCTTGGTGTGCAACTGCGAACTGTATTAATTGTTTTCAGTTCATTGAACTCCCACATCAAATCATTAATGATCATCTTTGTGATCCGTCCTTACATCTGCCGTGATCTCGTTGAACTTGGTGATAAAGGCGTGTTTGATGATGTCCACGGCGATCTCTGAGGCGATAACCATGAAGACGTCGGGTAACAACACCCAGAGATGATCTGGAAACAAACAGACAAGACAACTGACTTGTGAAGTGAAACTAAATCTCTGCGTGGATAAGAACATTGAGCTGAATTCTAAATGTACACTATTGTTTCATTATCTTACTGAATCTCTGGTCTTTCTTTTTAATTGACTCAATTGTACATTTCATGATTCCTTGGTTTAATGATGCATCTTGTTTTAGGCTTAGTACAAATATGTTCCGTCACAGgaagaaaaagtatttgatttgaaCACAAAACACAGTACAATCTTCATCACACTCACATCTGGGTCcgcaagtctgcccaaatgtttTTGGATGAGGTCTAGGTCATACCATAaggtcagaccctgtcagtgtacgaCATTAGCATCATGACCACTGCTGACATTGGGAGGCTTTGGCTGTCGAGGGGGAATGACAGGGCCAGCTGACTGGATTAAGAGAGCGGTCAGAAAGTGCAGCCTTACTCTCATCATCACAATGACTTATCCACTATGGAGTGGATGAAACGCCTTTAAAAAGGGTATCAGGATTCAGGGTGATTGATGGTAGCAGTAACCTAGTATTACAGAAATAATTTATTAGTTCAATACAGACTGTAGCCTACATGCTACAACATTTATGAAAAATGCACCTGTTCCTGTGAACATAATAAAATGGATCCAAGCATTATTGTTGCATGTTTATGTGGTTTTGAGtagatgggatacagcttttgtcagatttgacttttcgtagcaggttaagaGAACTTACactgcaggttaggagaattaacataacaggttaagagaattaggttaaggttagggttagcaaaaatgtaataaaatatataaacaatcaatgttaatttgacaaaagctgtattcCTTCCAGCCATGACCCGTTTAGCTGtaatgtgtgtgaaatggttaCCTGGGTTCCATGAGAACTGCTCCATGTTCCTGAGGCAGACGATGAGCAGGAGCACATAGTTGGTGAACCGTTCCTTGATATCTAAAATGAAAAGAATAAAAAGGCATATCGGTTACTACTTATTACTTAGAATCATGTACCAACATAACAACAGTGAATATGGACTATCAACAAATAAGGTATCCATTTTCCCATGTACTTTCAAAGTTACACATCATTTGGCATAAATATCATATATTAAATCGGAAATCGTGTGGTCTGGAACCAAGTGTAACTTGCTAAATTGACGGATCTTCAAAAGGTGTGAGCAAATTGCAAGAGGGGGAAATGATTCAAGCTTATTTTCGGATCCTTTCATTCATGCAGAATGACAGCGACAAAGATGAAAACATGCAGCCAACAGGCACAAAGAGACAGAGTTCAGAAAGCATTAAATCCATAGCGCATCTCTTCTGGGTTATCAAAGTTGAATGAACAGCTCTGATTGCTGCTTCAAAATGTTAAAAGAGAGGAAGAGCGGTGAGGAGGTTTAACCCTTTGCTTGCCACTGGGTTTTACCCTACAGCACAGAAAGGCTCAGAGCACCGTAACAGGCTCAGCGCACTGTAAAAGTTGGGTGTTTTGAACCAGAGAACTAGCTAATAGTGTTAAAGATACTGTCCATAGCACACTTAAATGTTCAGTATAATGCATATGACATGTGTTACAGTAACTCACCACTGTTGGACATCTGAAACAGGTTGTTCTTCTCAAACTTCTTGAACACACTTCCTTTGATCTCCACAAACTGTTCATGCAGGAAATAGAGGAAAAGGCATTTTAGTGTCCTCTAAACGTTAGCatttcatgtttgtgtgtgtgtgtgtgtacatgagtgTGGGTGTACTCACGTTGTTGGACATCATGATGGTCAGCAGGGACTTATTGTGAGAGTTGAAAGCCACGTTGAGTGTTGACGCCTGGACCATGATGAGGATGGCATGCAGAACTGAAACAGAGGCTCAGGAAAACACTGAACATGGTGGCAAGAGCATCAGCTGcagtaaggggtgtgtgtgtgggtgtgtgtgtgtgtgtgtgctcacattGTTAAAgaaagggagagccgcacactctaggggCTCAGATTGTTGACATATCATTGATAGTGGACACCTTTTCCAATGACAAAATAACACTAACTGAAAAGTGATACCTGCGTGAGGATAGAAGTTGAGAGATCACCATTTCCTACAGCAGAGTACTTCCTGTGTATACTTCCTAGTTCTCCATTAAGGATACAGACGTAGAACACAGCCATGATGAAATGGGGGATGACTCCTatgctgtctctcttcctctctttgggCTCCGTGGCCGTCCAGTAGAGAGCATCAAGGATGTCTTGGCCAAATGACGAGAACAGCCTGTCGGCAACCTAAAGAGGGAAGGTAAGTAGTTAAGTCAAGTTCAGCATGGGTTAATGAAGTGACTTTCAACCTGTAAGTGATATTATTGGTGGTAGACTATGACAGATTACAGCTGTAACACTTCTCTAGGCCTTAGTATGGTTTATATCAGCCTAACAACTCAAACCATGTTTTATAAGAAGACATCACCTGCTCCATTTGAGACGAAATAGGGTATCTGAGGCCCTAATCAAATACTTCGGCCAATACTCATTCCTTTTCCTTAAACTACTCTCTGACCATACATGACTGGATCAGTGAGAGCTATAGAGTGGATCCATATTAGATCAGATTAGTACAACAGCTCTAAATACAACCCATTGTACCTCCAGCATGTTGTAGATGATGTAGAGTTTGATGACGGACTGTCCCCGGATCAGGTGGTACATCATACTGTAGTCCACGTAGTGCATCATGGAGTAGCACAGCACCATTATCAGTCCCTTCAAGATGTCACACACCTGGGCCGGCTGCAGCAGGAGCGAGCCACTGGCAGAACACACACATTACGCATAAAGCCGagtcatacacacacattacGCATAGAGcctagtctctcacacacacacacacacacattacacatagAGCCTAGTCTTATctatatgtatgcatgcatgcacatgtatacacacacaaatctaaTTTATTCGTAAGCTTACTGTTAGTGGTCACACCGGTGTGC
The sequence above is drawn from the Salmo salar chromosome ssa05, Ssal_v3.1, whole genome shotgun sequence genome and encodes:
- the tapt1a gene encoding transmembrane anterior posterior transformation protein 1 homolog isoform X3 — encoded protein: MTGLRWYLLFEKLMIFGFFLCLDAFLYVFTLLPLRVLLALLHLFTLPCCGLRANVCPYCNRSSGSLLLQPAQVCDILKGLIMVLCYSMMHYVDYSMMYHLIRGQSVIKLYIIYNMLEVADRLFSSFGQDILDALYWTATEPKERKRDSIGVIPHFIMAVFYVFLHAILIMVQASTLNVAFNSHNKSLLTIMMSNNFVEIKGSVFKKFEKNNLFQMSNSDIKERFTNYVLLLIVCLRNMEQFSWNPDHLWVLLPDVFMVIASEIAVDIIKHAFITKFNEITADVYSEYRASLAFDLVSSRQKNACTDYSDSVARRMGFIPLPLAVLLIRVVMSSVNVQGALSYSCLLLFYLGMVTLKVLNSIVLLGKSCVYVKRANMEDKLFERPSTAAPGKTPSRTRKTSRGDPWSERSPSSPSCTSITAQPTPTASPTLRPETVPPPPTTSTTPASPPIPEPDPDPDTLTTSPPATPEQKEEEGMEGTEQKHRTPKKDLLDVDRFTICGNRID
- the tapt1a gene encoding transmembrane anterior posterior transformation protein 1 homolog isoform X4 — protein: MTGLRWYLLFEKLMIFGFFLCLDAFLYVFTLLPLRVLLALLHLFTLPCCGLRGSLLLQPAQVCDILKGLIMVLCYSMMHYVDYSMMYHLIRGQSVIKLYIIYNMLEVADRLFSSFGQDILDALYWTATEPKERKRDSIGVIPHFIMAVFYVFLHAILIMVQASTLNVAFNSHNKSLLTIMMSNNFVEIKGSVFKKFEKNNLFQMSNSDIKERFTNYVLLLIVCLRNMEQFSWNPDHLWVLLPDVFMVIASEIAVDIIKHAFITKFNEITADVYSEYRASLAFDLVSSRQKNACTDYSDSVARRMGFIPLPLAVLLIRVVMSSVNVQGALSYSCLLLFYLGMVTLKVLNSIVLLGKSCVYVKRANMEDKLFERPSTAAPGKTPSRTRKTSRGDPWSERSPSSPSCTSITAQPTPTASPTLRPETVPPPPTTSTTPASPPIPEPDPDPDTLTTSPPATPEQKEEEGMEGTEQKHRTPKKDLLDVDRFTICGNRID